In Vibrio bathopelagicus, the following are encoded in one genomic region:
- the fliD gene encoding flagellar filament capping protein FliD, producing the protein MSFGPMGISSGMDINSMVSKIVDSERVPKQQRIDNERTRIDTSISAYGRLRESLDSMKNLMTNFRQEKAFAVRTVESTDEGLVSATATTEAIAGKYAIDVLQLAQSHKVASDVLSEDMKFGPGKLQISLGDKSFDVQVSDRSKLIEVVRGINGADKNPGVRASIINDVEGPRLIVASNQSGSDQQININVESDSANPLKKLEYRTLEERVKSLEKARLAAQELLALTPAGQAAELIDNAIANDDPNASETLDENGNIIPATQTDSTAADEGSQSLSYGEQAAADGQAALDAAQAAKSVMPEDNIPGWSETASGTLLDSYYSPELELDEKAIEKAPDVPGWSNAASGTLTDSYVTPKEAQQKLEAEQARIEEKIAQEKTELAEKVEKGELTAEQAKTIERSKLSPEEREQLEKVDKVQADLAQAQQSFDTYSGMTEVQAGQDSMVVLDGVAQLSSNNNVIEDAVEGIDITVKGKTPKDKPPAEIGVEYDRNSVRQDIESFVSSYNQFYQVSKDLAGVDPTTGQKGPLSGDSTVRNADSRLKGVFSSSIEGAPENLKSLTEFGITTTRQGSLEINYDMLDRQLNNNFDKLGEFFGGNNGFAKKVEDAIQGITGITGSIRTREKSLVEQNYRLVDDQSALDRRMDSLENRTHSKFTAMQDATSKMQSQLGSMMNALG; encoded by the coding sequence ATGAGTTTTGGCCCAATGGGGATTTCGTCTGGCATGGATATCAATTCCATGGTCAGCAAAATTGTTGATTCTGAGCGTGTGCCTAAACAGCAACGAATCGACAATGAACGAACGCGAATCGACACCAGCATTAGTGCCTATGGAAGACTCAGAGAATCTCTCGATTCGATGAAAAACCTGATGACAAACTTTCGTCAGGAGAAAGCTTTCGCTGTGAGAACAGTCGAAAGTACCGATGAAGGTCTGGTTTCTGCAACAGCGACTACTGAAGCGATCGCTGGCAAATATGCCATCGATGTGTTGCAGCTTGCCCAAAGCCATAAAGTGGCTTCTGATGTATTGTCAGAAGACATGAAATTTGGTCCAGGCAAGCTGCAGATTTCATTAGGTGACAAGAGCTTTGACGTACAAGTTAGCGATAGATCGAAACTGATCGAGGTTGTTCGCGGAATTAACGGCGCAGATAAAAACCCAGGCGTTCGCGCTTCTATCATTAATGATGTAGAAGGCCCGCGACTTATCGTTGCTTCCAATCAGTCTGGTTCTGATCAACAGATCAATATCAATGTAGAGTCTGACTCTGCAAACCCCTTAAAAAAACTCGAATACAGAACGCTTGAAGAGCGTGTTAAATCGCTAGAGAAAGCTCGCCTAGCGGCTCAAGAGCTCCTTGCGCTAACACCGGCAGGACAAGCTGCCGAACTCATCGATAATGCAATCGCTAACGATGATCCAAATGCGAGTGAAACACTCGATGAAAACGGAAATATCATTCCGGCAACCCAAACTGATTCCACAGCAGCTGACGAAGGCTCCCAAAGCTTGAGCTACGGCGAACAAGCCGCAGCTGACGGCCAGGCTGCCCTAGACGCAGCCCAAGCTGCAAAGTCGGTCATGCCTGAAGACAATATCCCAGGTTGGAGTGAAACGGCCTCTGGTACGCTCCTAGACTCCTATTACTCACCTGAACTTGAGCTTGATGAAAAAGCGATAGAGAAAGCCCCTGATGTTCCAGGTTGGTCAAATGCAGCATCGGGTACGTTGACGGACTCATACGTCACGCCAAAAGAAGCCCAGCAGAAACTAGAAGCCGAACAAGCACGTATCGAAGAGAAAATCGCTCAAGAAAAAACTGAGCTGGCTGAAAAAGTAGAAAAAGGCGAATTGACCGCCGAACAAGCTAAAACCATCGAGCGCTCCAAGTTATCGCCAGAAGAGCGTGAGCAATTGGAAAAAGTCGACAAAGTACAAGCCGACCTGGCTCAAGCACAGCAATCGTTTGATACTTATAGCGGCATGACCGAAGTTCAAGCTGGCCAAGATTCAATGGTGGTTTTGGACGGCGTTGCTCAGCTTTCTAGCAACAACAATGTGATTGAAGATGCCGTTGAAGGTATCGATATTACGGTTAAAGGAAAAACCCCAAAAGATAAGCCGCCGGCAGAAATCGGTGTTGAGTACGACCGTAATAGTGTTCGCCAAGATATCGAATCCTTTGTGAGCTCTTATAACCAGTTCTATCAAGTGTCGAAAGACTTAGCGGGTGTTGATCCAACAACAGGCCAAAAGGGCCCACTCTCTGGTGACAGTACGGTACGTAATGCCGACTCAAGGCTGAAAGGCGTCTTCTCGTCGAGCATTGAAGGGGCGCCTGAGAACCTTAAATCTTTGACGGAGTTTGGTATCACGACCACTAGACAAGGTTCGTTAGAAATCAACTACGATATGCTTGACCGTCAACTCAACAACAACTTCGATAAGTTGGGTGAGTTCTTTGGTGGTAACAATGGTTTCGCCAAAAAAGTGGAAGATGCGATTCAAGGCATCACCGGTATTACGGGTTCTATTCGTACACGAGAAAAGAGCTTGGTCGAACAGAATTATCGCTTGGTTGATGATCAAAGTGCATTGGACCGTCGCATGGACAGCTTAGAAAACCGCACGCACTCTAAGTTTACCGCTATGCAAGATGCAACCAGCAAGATGCAATCTCAGCTGGGCAGTATGATGAATGCGTTGGGCTAA
- a CDS encoding flagellar protein FliT, which yields MNSQLQELCELDQLIISKLEFSEINAEEITQLVDNREQLLQNVLQFIDSHPDVKQSSEWFEAITRTRKLVELMQSETTRVGKTLHKYRHGAKSVQQYKKFL from the coding sequence ATGAATAGCCAGCTTCAAGAGCTTTGTGAACTAGATCAATTAATTATCTCTAAGCTCGAATTTAGTGAAATTAATGCTGAAGAAATAACGCAGCTTGTCGATAACAGAGAACAGTTATTGCAAAACGTGCTTCAATTCATCGACTCACACCCCGACGTTAAGCAAAGTTCTGAATGGTTTGAAGCCATTACCAGAACCAGAAAATTGGTCGAATTGATGCAGTCTGAGACGACTCGAGTAGGTAAGACCCTACACAAATACCGTCACGGCGCTAAATCAGTTCAACAATACAAAAAGTTTTTATAG
- the fliS gene encoding flagellar export chaperone FliS produces MRGSLQAYKKVSVDSQLTAASPHKIVQMLMAGAIERLIQGKAAMQAGNIPVKGERLGKALDIIISLRSCLSMADGGDIAKNLDQLYEFMITQISAANHKNDPQPIDDVIDIIREIKSAWDQIPNEYHNLTSADVGI; encoded by the coding sequence ATGCGCGGTTCTTTACAGGCATATAAAAAGGTATCAGTGGATAGTCAGCTAACAGCTGCCTCACCCCATAAGATTGTACAAATGTTGATGGCGGGTGCAATTGAACGCTTGATTCAAGGCAAAGCGGCAATGCAAGCGGGCAACATTCCAGTGAAAGGTGAACGCCTTGGTAAGGCTCTAGATATCATTATTAGCCTACGTAGTTGCCTTTCTATGGCCGATGGTGGTGATATTGCGAAAAACCTAGATCAACTTTATGAGTTCATGATCACGCAAATTTCTGCGGCAAATCACAAAAATGATCCACAGCCAATTGATGATGTTATCGATATTATCCGCGAAATTAAGAGCGCTTGGGACCAAATTCCGAACGAATATCACAACTTGACGTCTGCTGACGTAGGTATTTAA
- a CDS encoding sigma-54 dependent transcriptional regulator, whose amino-acid sequence MHGLAKLLVVDDNAQDRHNLSTILEFVGESCEVISSEQARKVDWSLQWSGCIIGSIKGKGFNALLNEKLVHANHIPLLVIGKHNHSVDELPNFVGELELPLNYPQLSDALRHCKDFLGRKGVQVVSSARKNTLFRSLVGQSAGIQEVRHLIEQVSSTDANVLILGESGTGKEVVARNIHYHSKRRSGPFVPVNCGAIPPDLLESELFGHEKGAFTGAITARKGRFELAEGGTLFLDEIGDMPMAMQVKLLRVLQERCFERVGGNNTIQVDVRVIAATHRNLEDMIDDDSFREDLYYRLNVFPIEMPALQDRKEDVPLLLQELMTRMEAEGSMPICFTPRAINSLMEHQWPGNVRELANLVERMVILYPNSLVDVNHLPTKYRYSDIPEFQPEFNSFVSEEEQERDALADLFSEDFSFDQQDDLADNANAPQELPPEGVNLKELLADMEVNMINQALEAQGGIVARAADMLGMRRTTLVEKMRKYNLQR is encoded by the coding sequence ATGCATGGTTTGGCAAAACTGCTTGTCGTCGATGATAATGCTCAAGATCGTCACAATTTAAGCACAATATTAGAGTTTGTAGGAGAGAGCTGCGAAGTAATCAGCTCGGAACAAGCACGTAAAGTGGATTGGTCACTACAGTGGTCAGGCTGCATTATTGGCTCAATTAAAGGTAAAGGCTTCAACGCTTTACTCAATGAAAAGCTCGTTCACGCAAATCACATCCCATTGCTTGTTATTGGCAAGCATAATCATTCGGTCGATGAACTTCCCAACTTTGTTGGCGAATTGGAGCTGCCCCTTAACTACCCTCAATTAAGTGATGCATTAAGACACTGTAAAGACTTCTTAGGTCGTAAAGGTGTTCAAGTCGTCTCTTCAGCACGTAAGAACACACTGTTTCGCAGCCTCGTTGGGCAAAGTGCTGGTATTCAAGAAGTTCGCCACTTAATTGAACAAGTTTCTTCAACGGACGCGAACGTACTGATTCTTGGTGAATCAGGCACGGGCAAAGAAGTGGTAGCGCGTAATATACATTATCATTCTAAGCGTCGCTCAGGGCCTTTCGTGCCAGTAAACTGTGGCGCGATTCCGCCAGACTTATTGGAAAGTGAACTGTTTGGTCATGAAAAAGGCGCGTTTACCGGTGCGATTACCGCACGTAAAGGCCGCTTTGAATTGGCTGAAGGTGGTACGCTGTTTCTTGATGAAATTGGCGACATGCCAATGGCAATGCAAGTTAAGCTACTACGTGTATTACAAGAGCGATGCTTTGAACGCGTAGGCGGTAATAACACGATTCAAGTTGATGTTCGCGTGATTGCGGCAACACACCGCAATCTTGAAGACATGATCGACGATGATTCTTTCCGCGAAGATCTGTATTACCGACTGAATGTGTTCCCGATTGAAATGCCAGCTCTACAAGACCGTAAAGAGGATGTGCCTCTTTTACTGCAAGAGTTGATGACGAGAATGGAAGCGGAAGGCAGCATGCCTATTTGTTTCACGCCTCGTGCGATTAACTCCTTAATGGAGCATCAATGGCCAGGTAACGTTCGTGAATTAGCAAACTTAGTTGAGCGTATGGTTATCCTCTATCCAAACAGTTTGGTCGACGTTAATCACCTGCCAACAAAATATCGATACAGCGATATTCCTGAATTCCAACCAGAGTTTAATAGCTTTGTATCAGAAGAAGAGCAAGAGCGTGATGCATTGGCTGATCTATTCTCAGAAGATTTCAGCTTTGACCAACAAGATGATCTCGCTGATAACGCCAATGCTCCTCAAGAATTGCCTCCGGAAGGGGTTAACTTGAAAGAGCTTCTCGCTGATATGGAAGTGAATATGATCAATCAAGCTTTGGAAGCTCAGGGTGGAATCGTTGCTCGTGCTGCCGATATGCTTGGAATGCGCAGAACAACTCTGGTTGAAAAAATGCGTAAGTATAACCTACAGCGATAG
- a CDS encoding sensor histidine kinase, with the protein MHGSNESENQSHLDSVEQQVERYKQVLDVMPAGVILLDTHGEVREANPEAHRILGVELVGEKWFSVIQSAFDPKDDDGHEISLKNGRKVRLAISASTTGQLILITDLTETRLLQSRVSDLQRLSSLGRMVASLAHQVRTPLSSAMLYASNLAAPNLPPATKTRFQSKLMDRLHDLEKQVNDMLLFAKGGDNKVVKPFTVAELITEFHPMVEAALKSNQIDYCQEVEGEDTQMFGNANAIASALSNLVLNAVQIAGKESQIDVFFRPVNGELKISVQDSGPGVPKELQGKIMEPFFTTRSQGTGLGLAVVQMVCRAHEGRLELISEEGDGACFTMCLPLERSTSSENE; encoded by the coding sequence ATGCACGGATCTAACGAATCAGAAAATCAGTCACACCTAGATTCAGTTGAACAGCAGGTTGAGCGCTATAAGCAAGTGCTTGATGTGATGCCAGCAGGTGTCATCTTGTTAGATACTCATGGTGAAGTAAGAGAAGCTAACCCTGAAGCGCACCGAATTTTAGGTGTTGAACTGGTGGGCGAGAAGTGGTTTTCGGTTATTCAAAGTGCCTTTGACCCAAAAGACGATGACGGACATGAGATCTCACTGAAGAATGGGCGTAAGGTTCGTTTGGCGATTTCAGCTTCTACCACGGGTCAGCTTATCTTGATTACCGACCTGACGGAAACTCGTCTTCTACAGTCTCGCGTGAGTGATCTTCAGCGTTTGTCGTCGTTAGGCAGAATGGTAGCCTCGTTGGCACATCAGGTACGTACACCGCTTTCTAGCGCGATGCTGTATGCATCAAACCTTGCCGCGCCAAATTTACCGCCGGCAACAAAGACACGTTTTCAATCTAAGCTTATGGATAGATTGCATGACTTAGAGAAACAAGTGAATGACATGCTGTTGTTTGCCAAAGGCGGCGACAATAAGGTTGTGAAGCCATTTACAGTCGCTGAATTGATCACTGAATTTCACCCAATGGTGGAAGCGGCATTAAAATCGAACCAGATTGATTACTGCCAGGAAGTTGAAGGCGAAGATACTCAGATGTTTGGCAATGCCAACGCTATTGCTTCTGCTCTGAGCAACCTAGTTTTGAACGCAGTGCAAATTGCTGGCAAGGAATCGCAGATTGATGTGTTCTTTAGGCCCGTAAACGGCGAACTTAAAATATCAGTACAAGACAGTGGTCCCGGCGTACCGAAAGAGCTTCAAGGTAAAATTATGGAACCCTTCTTTACCACTCGCTCGCAAGGTACAGGTTTGGGGCTAGCGGTTGTGCAAATGGTCTGTCGAGCACATGAAGGCCGATTGGAATTAATATCAGAAGAAGGGGACGGCGCCTGTTTTACAATGTGCTTGCCGTTAGAGAGAAGCACTTCTTCTGAAAATGAATAA
- a CDS encoding sigma-54-dependent transcriptional regulator gives MAQSKVLIVEDDEGLREALVDTLALAGYEWLEADCAEDALVKLKSNSVDIVVSDVQMAGMGGLALLRNIKQHWPNLPVLLMTAYANIEDAVAAMKEGAIDYMAKPFAPEVLLNMVSRYAPVKSDDNGDAIVADEKSIKLMMLADKVAKTDANVMVLGPSGSGKEVMSRYIHNASSRKDGPFVAINCAAIPDNMLEATLFGYDKGAFTGAIQACPGKFEQAQGGTILLDEISEMDLSLQAKLLRVLQEREVERLGSRKSIKLDVRVLATSNRDLKQYVSEGNFREDLYYRLNVFPITWPALCERKGDIEPLAKHLVERHCTKLGMPVPSLSEQAISKLVNYPWPGNVRELDNVVQRALILSEQENISGEHILLEGVDWQDATGLQQIVEGNSVAAPEIKPIAEANPISKVVASSEGLGNELRDQEYAIILETLIACNGRRKDMAEKLGISPRTLRYKLAKMRDAGIDIPN, from the coding sequence ATGGCTCAAAGCAAAGTGTTAATCGTCGAAGATGATGAAGGTCTACGCGAAGCCCTTGTCGATACACTCGCGCTTGCTGGCTATGAATGGCTAGAAGCGGATTGTGCGGAAGATGCTCTGGTAAAATTGAAATCGAACTCCGTTGATATCGTTGTCTCTGATGTACAGATGGCAGGTATGGGCGGCTTAGCATTGTTAAGAAACATCAAGCAGCATTGGCCAAATCTTCCGGTTTTATTGATGACGGCTTACGCCAACATTGAAGACGCGGTAGCGGCAATGAAAGAAGGCGCTATTGATTACATGGCAAAGCCATTTGCGCCTGAAGTGCTGCTCAATATGGTGAGCCGTTACGCTCCTGTGAAATCGGACGATAATGGTGATGCCATCGTTGCCGACGAGAAAAGCATCAAGTTAATGATGCTGGCCGACAAGGTGGCTAAAACCGACGCCAACGTGATGGTGCTAGGGCCAAGTGGTTCTGGTAAAGAGGTCATGTCTCGTTATATTCACAACGCTTCGAGCCGTAAAGACGGCCCGTTTGTAGCGATTAACTGTGCCGCGATTCCAGATAATATGTTGGAAGCGACACTGTTTGGCTACGACAAAGGCGCATTTACTGGCGCTATTCAAGCTTGCCCGGGTAAATTTGAACAAGCGCAGGGCGGTACTATTTTGTTGGATGAGATCAGTGAAATGGATCTTAGCCTACAAGCGAAACTGCTGCGTGTGTTGCAAGAGCGTGAAGTTGAACGTCTTGGCAGTCGCAAGAGCATCAAACTGGATGTCCGCGTTCTGGCAACCAGTAACCGAGATCTAAAACAGTATGTTTCTGAAGGGAATTTCCGTGAGGATTTATACTACCGACTGAATGTATTCCCAATTACTTGGCCAGCTCTGTGTGAACGTAAAGGCGATATTGAGCCTTTAGCGAAGCATTTGGTGGAGCGTCATTGCACCAAACTTGGAATGCCTGTTCCTTCTCTTTCCGAGCAAGCCATCAGTAAACTCGTCAATTATCCGTGGCCGGGTAATGTGCGTGAACTGGATAATGTCGTGCAGCGTGCCCTAATTCTGAGTGAGCAAGAAAATATTTCTGGTGAGCATATCTTACTTGAAGGTGTTGATTGGCAAGACGCTACTGGCCTACAACAAATTGTTGAAGGAAATAGTGTTGCAGCGCCTGAAATTAAGCCGATTGCTGAAGCGAATCCTATCAGTAAAGTTGTGGCAAGCAGTGAAGGTCTTGGAAATGAGCTTCGAGATCAAGAGTATGCGATTATTCTTGAAACACTGATTGCTTGTAATGGTCGACGCAAAGATATGGCTGAAAAGTTAGGGATTAGTCCACGTACGCTGCGTTATAAGCTGGCAAAAATGCGTGATGCTGGAATAGATATCCCAAACTGA
- the fliE gene encoding flagellar hook-basal body complex protein FliE, with translation MRIDGLQGEMQAMMVEAASARPAATGQAVGADFGNMLTQAINNVNSLQKTSGDLQARFDSGDQSVSLSDVMIARNKSSVAFEATIQIRNKLVESYKELMNMPV, from the coding sequence ATGAGAATAGATGGTTTACAAGGCGAAATGCAGGCAATGATGGTTGAAGCTGCTAGCGCGCGTCCTGCTGCAACGGGGCAAGCGGTTGGTGCAGACTTTGGCAACATGTTGACGCAAGCCATCAATAATGTGAACTCACTACAAAAGACCTCTGGCGATCTTCAAGCTCGCTTTGATAGCGGCGACCAGAGTGTGTCTCTATCCGATGTGATGATCGCTCGGAATAAATCTAGTGTGGCCTTTGAAGCGACGATCCAAATTAGAAATAAATTGGTCGAGTCGTACAAAGAGCTTATGAATATGCCGGTATAA
- the fliF gene encoding flagellar basal-body MS-ring/collar protein FliF — protein MAENSQTTDLAVSDSNDHALIAGSELDGEGQNPDLGERSSSKFDMAVGDLDLLRQVVLVLSISICVALIVMLFFWVKEPEMRPLGAYETEELIPVLDYLDLQKIEYSLDGNTISVPASEYNSLKLNMVRAGLNQERNAGDDILMQDMGFGVSQRLEQERLKLSRERQLAKAIEQMKQVRKAQVLLALPKQSVFVRHNQEASASVFLTVKTGANLKQQEVDSVVDMVASAVPGMKTSRITVTDQHGRLLSSGSQDPMSTARRKEHELERNQEQALREKIDSILIPILGFGNYTAQVDIQLDFSAVEQTRKRFDPNTPATRSEYTLEDYNNGNTVAGIPGALSNQPPADASIPQDVAQMKDGAMTGQGSVHKEATRNFELDTTISHERKQSGTVNRQTVSVAIKDRQSLNPDTGEVVHTPIPASEINAIRQVLIGTVGFDETRGDLLNVLSMQFAPQVTDIVADVPIWEHPNFNDWVRWFASALVIIVVVLVLVRPAMKKLLNPAADNDDQMYGPDGMPIGADGETSLIGGDIEGGELFEFGSSIDLPNLHKDEDVLKAVRALVANEPELAAQVVKNWMADG, from the coding sequence GTGGCAGAAAATAGTCAAACAACAGATTTAGCCGTAAGCGATAGCAACGACCACGCACTTATTGCCGGTTCAGAGCTAGACGGAGAAGGGCAAAATCCCGATCTAGGTGAACGCAGTTCATCGAAGTTCGATATGGCAGTAGGTGATCTTGATTTACTTCGTCAGGTCGTCTTAGTCCTTTCGATCTCTATCTGTGTTGCGCTTATTGTGATGCTGTTTTTCTGGGTAAAAGAACCAGAAATGCGTCCATTAGGGGCTTATGAAACAGAAGAGTTGATCCCAGTTCTTGATTACTTAGATCTACAGAAGATCGAGTATTCTCTTGATGGCAACACAATTTCAGTACCTGCTAGTGAGTACAACTCGCTGAAGCTGAATATGGTACGAGCGGGATTGAACCAAGAGAGAAACGCAGGTGATGACATCCTCATGCAAGACATGGGCTTTGGTGTATCACAACGTTTAGAACAAGAACGCCTCAAATTAAGTCGTGAAAGACAACTTGCGAAAGCCATTGAACAGATGAAACAAGTGCGTAAAGCGCAGGTTTTACTGGCCTTGCCAAAGCAAAGTGTGTTTGTTCGACACAATCAAGAAGCGTCCGCTTCGGTATTCCTAACGGTGAAAACCGGCGCCAACTTAAAACAACAAGAAGTGGATTCTGTTGTCGATATGGTGGCTAGTGCCGTGCCAGGAATGAAGACCTCGCGTATTACTGTGACCGATCAGCATGGTCGACTTCTGAGTTCCGGTTCTCAAGATCCAATGTCAACGGCTCGTCGCAAAGAGCACGAATTAGAGCGTAACCAAGAGCAAGCGTTGCGAGAGAAAATTGACTCTATTCTTATCCCTATTCTTGGTTTTGGTAATTACACCGCTCAGGTTGATATTCAACTCGACTTTAGCGCGGTAGAGCAAACAAGAAAGCGTTTTGACCCGAACACCCCAGCGACACGAAGTGAATACACGCTAGAAGATTACAACAATGGTAATACAGTGGCAGGTATTCCAGGTGCTTTGAGTAATCAACCGCCTGCAGATGCTTCTATCCCTCAAGATGTTGCCCAGATGAAAGACGGTGCGATGACAGGGCAAGGATCGGTTCACAAAGAAGCGACTCGAAACTTCGAACTAGATACCACCATCAGCCATGAGCGTAAGCAGAGCGGCACGGTGAATCGCCAAACAGTTTCTGTCGCAATCAAAGATCGCCAGTCGTTGAATCCAGATACAGGTGAAGTGGTACATACGCCAATCCCTGCCAGTGAAATTAATGCCATTCGTCAGGTTCTTATCGGCACCGTAGGTTTTGATGAAACTCGTGGTGACCTACTTAATGTATTGAGTATGCAGTTTGCGCCTCAAGTCACTGATATCGTCGCCGATGTGCCTATTTGGGAGCATCCAAACTTTAACGATTGGGTTCGTTGGTTTGCAAGCGCGTTGGTTATTATTGTGGTGGTGTTGGTTCTGGTTCGCCCAGCCATGAAGAAATTGCTTAACCCAGCTGCAGACAATGATGATCAGATGTATGGCCCTGATGGCATGCCAATCGGCGCCGATGGCGAAACCAGCCTAATTGGTGGTGATATTGAAGGTGGTGAGTTGTTCGAATTCGGTTCGAGCATTGATTTACCTAACCTTCATAAAGACGAAGATGTACTGAAAGCAGTACGTGCTCTTGTAGCGAATGAACCAGAGCTAGCAGCTCAAGTAGTTAAGAATTGGATGGCAGATGGCTAA
- the fliG gene encoding flagellar motor switch protein FliG codes for MANEIVPQQAEGGEVLDVANVDIDSISGDERAAILLLSLNEEDAAGIIRHLEPKQVQRVGSAMARATDLSQEKVGAVHRAFLDDIQKYTNIGMGSEDFMRNALVAALGEDKANNLVDQILLGTGSKGLDSLKWMDPRQVASIIINEHPQIQTIVLSYLEADQSAEILSQFPERVRLDLMMRIANLEEVQPSALAELNEIMEKQFAGQAGAQAAKIGGLKAAAEIMNYMDNNVEGVLMDQIRDQDEDMATQIQDLMFVFENLIEVDDQGVQRLLRDVPQDILQKALKGADESLREKIFKNMSKRAADMMRDDIEAMPPVKVSEVEAAQKEILGIARKMADSGEIMLSGGADEFL; via the coding sequence ATGGCTAACGAAATTGTTCCACAACAAGCTGAAGGCGGTGAAGTGCTTGATGTCGCTAATGTGGACATCGACTCTATATCGGGTGATGAACGCGCAGCGATCTTGTTATTGAGTCTCAATGAAGAAGATGCGGCTGGTATTATTCGTCACTTAGAGCCTAAGCAGGTGCAACGTGTGGGTAGTGCGATGGCGCGTGCCACTGACTTGTCACAAGAGAAAGTAGGTGCAGTGCATCGTGCTTTCTTAGATGATATTCAGAAGTACACCAACATCGGTATGGGCAGTGAAGACTTCATGCGTAACGCATTGGTGGCTGCTCTGGGTGAAGATAAGGCGAATAACCTTGTTGACCAGATTCTTCTGGGTACCGGTTCGAAAGGCTTGGATTCTCTTAAGTGGATGGATCCTCGTCAGGTGGCAAGTATCATCATCAACGAGCACCCTCAGATTCAAACGATTGTATTGTCTTACCTAGAAGCCGATCAGTCAGCCGAGATCTTGTCTCAGTTCCCTGAGCGTGTACGTCTAGACTTAATGATGCGTATTGCTAACCTTGAAGAAGTTCAACCTTCAGCGCTTGCTGAACTGAACGAAATCATGGAGAAACAGTTTGCGGGTCAAGCTGGTGCTCAAGCAGCCAAAATTGGTGGCCTGAAAGCTGCGGCTGAAATCATGAACTACATGGATAACAACGTCGAAGGTGTCTTGATGGATCAAATCCGAGATCAAGACGAAGACATGGCAACACAGATTCAAGATCTTATGTTTGTCTTTGAAAACCTTATCGAAGTTGATGACCAAGGCGTTCAACGATTGTTGCGTGATGTTCCACAAGATATTCTTCAGAAAGCACTTAAGGGTGCCGATGAAAGTCTACGTGAGAAGATCTTCAAGAATATGTCTAAACGTGCTGCAGATATGATGAGAGACGATATTGAGGCGATGCCGCCAGTGAAAGTCTCTGAAGTGGAAGCGGCTCAGAAAGAGATCTTGGGTATTGCGAGGAAAATGGCAGACAGTGGCGAGATTATGCTATCTGGCGGTGCCGACGAGTTCCTGTAA
- the fliH gene encoding flagellar assembly protein FliH, which translates to MSGDRKRGFLRPDEDNTVAQPQKWGLPDYTSDVSKNAKETAFNYDPSWMPTVEEAIEDEELVLTEEQIELIKQGAYQEGLHQGQEAGFKQGYEKGKEEGFVAGHAEGNEAGKLEGVTAGQEYIQQQVAVFMGLANQFAQPLELMNAQVEKQLVDMVLTMVKEVVHVEVQTNPQIILDTVKESVESLPISGHAITLKLNPEDVAIIRSAHGESELECRNWNLVAEPALNRGDVQIEAGESSVNYRMEDRVKNVIQNFCGANRHQGHE; encoded by the coding sequence ATGTCAGGTGATAGAAAACGCGGCTTCCTTCGTCCCGATGAAGATAATACGGTTGCCCAGCCTCAAAAATGGGGGCTCCCTGATTACACTTCTGACGTGAGTAAAAATGCTAAAGAGACGGCGTTTAATTACGACCCTAGCTGGATGCCTACGGTTGAAGAAGCCATTGAAGATGAAGAACTTGTTCTGACTGAAGAACAGATTGAACTGATCAAGCAAGGCGCTTATCAGGAAGGCCTTCATCAAGGGCAAGAAGCAGGTTTTAAGCAGGGCTACGAAAAAGGCAAAGAAGAAGGGTTTGTTGCAGGTCATGCAGAGGGCAATGAAGCCGGTAAGCTTGAAGGTGTTACTGCTGGGCAAGAATATATTCAACAACAAGTCGCGGTTTTTATGGGGCTTGCTAACCAATTCGCACAGCCGTTAGAGTTAATGAATGCTCAGGTAGAGAAGCAATTGGTCGACATGGTGTTAACCATGGTTAAAGAAGTCGTTCATGTTGAAGTTCAAACCAATCCGCAAATCATATTAGATACCGTGAAAGAATCGGTCGAGTCATTGCCGATCTCTGGTCACGCAATCACTTTAAAACTTAACCCTGAAGATGTCGCGATTATTCGTTCTGCACATGGTGAGTCAGAACTGGAATGTCGTAATTGGAATTTAGTGGCAGAGCCTGCACTCAACCGTGGTGATGTGCAAATTGAAGCGGGTGAGTCGAGCGTTAACTACCGCATGGAAGATCGTGTCAAAAACGTGATTCAAAACTTCTGTGGCGCCAATCGTCATCAAGGTCATGAGTAA